The Toxotes jaculatrix isolate fToxJac2 chromosome 14, fToxJac2.pri, whole genome shotgun sequence genome window below encodes:
- the slc6a9 gene encoding sodium- and chloride-dependent glycine transporter 1 has translation MMVVSTYIGIYYNVVICIAFYYFFMSMTNLLPWTYCNNPWNTPDCSGVVGSGNQLNGSLANATTSLVAGVSEVVNRTKRTSPSEEYWKHYVLNISDDIGNFGEVRLPILGCLAVSWCVVFLCLIRGVKSSGKVVYFTATFPYVVLTILFIRGITLDGAINGIKYYLTPQWQKVLDAKVWGDAASQIFYSLGCAWGGLITMASYNKFHNNCFRDSIIISITNCATSVYAGFVIFSILGFMAHHLNVPVSEVADHGPGLAFVAYPEALTLLPISPLWSLLFFFMLILLGLGTQFCLLETLVTAIVDEIGTDWIIRNKTVVTLSVAIAGFLLGVPLTTRAGIYWLLLMDNYAASFSLVIISCIMCICVMYVYGHRNYFKDVEMMLGFPPPLFFKVCWRFISPVIISFILIFTVIQYKPITYNDYVYPGWSLAIGFAMALSSVVCIPIYALYKISRSPGATFRERLKNACRSHPKWGPALQEHRTGRYAPMASEDTVEARPLKEKEELKEDLKEEEKEKERKDEISLTIHGSNGSTNTHNNPNPSA, from the exons ATGATGGTGGTGTCCACCTACATTGGGATCTATTACAACGTTGTCATTTGCATCGCCTTTTACTACTTTTTCATGTCCATGACAAACCTGCTGCCATGGACCTACTGCAACAACCCCTGGAACACACCGGACTGCAGCGGGGTGGTGGGCAGTGGCAACCAGCTCAACGGCAGCCTGGCAAACGCTACCACCAGCCTGGTGGCAGGAGTGTCTGAGGTAGTCAACCGCACCAAGAGGACTAGCCCCAGTGAGGAGTACTGGAA acacTATGTGCTGAACATCTCTGATGATATTGGAAACTTCGGAGAGGTCCGTCTCCCCATCCTGGGCTGCCTCGCCGTGTCCTGGTGTGTcgtctttctctgtcttatcAGGGGTGTTAAATCCTCTGGAAAG GTGGTGtacttcacagccacattcccCTATGTGGTTTTGACCATCCTGTTCATCCGTGGCATCACCCTGGATGGAGCCATCAACGGCATCAAGTACTACCTGACTCCACAGTGGCAGAAGGTCCTTGATGCAAAG GTGTGGGGAGATGCTGCCTCACAGATCTTCTACTCCCTGGGCTGTGCCTGGGGCGGCCTCATTACCATGGCTTCCTACAACAAGTTCCACAACAACTGTTTCAG agacagcatcatcatcagcataaCCAACTGTGCAACCAGTGTGTACGCAGGCTTTGTAATTTTCTCCATCCTGGGCTTCATGGCACACCACCTGAATGTGCCCGTGTCCGAGGTGGCTGACCATGGACCGGGGCTGGCCTTTGTGGCCTACCCAGAAGCCCTCACTCTGCTTCCCATCTCACCGCTCTGGTcgctgctcttcttcttcatgctcATCCTTCTGGGGCTGGGGACTCAG TTCTGTCTGCTGGAGACCCTGGTGACTGCCATTGTCGATGAGATCGGTACAGACTGGATCATCAGAAACAAGACTGTAGTCACGCTGTCAGTGGCCATAGCTGGATTCCTACTGGGAGTGCCACTAACAACACGG gCAGGAATTTATTGGCTGTTACTGATGGACAACTATGCTGCAAGTTTCTCTTTGGTTATCATCTCCTGCATCATGTGCATCTGCGTCATGTATGTTTATG GTCACAGGAACTACTTCAAAGATGTTGAGATGATGCTCGgattccctcctcctctcttcttcaaAGTCTGCTGGAGATTCATCTCCCCGGTCATTATTTCT tTCATCCTGATCTTCACAGTGATTCAGTACAAGCCCATCACCTACAATGACTACGTGTATCCTGGCTGGTCTCTGGCTATTGGCTTCGCCATGGCTCTGTCCTCAGTGGTCTGCATACCCATCTACGCCCTCTACAAGATCTCAAGGTCCCCAGGAGCCACCTTCAGAGAG CGGTTGAAGAATGCATGCCGATCGCATCCAAAGTGGGGCCCTGCCCTGCAGGAGCACCGGACAGGCCGCTATGCCCCCATGGCCTCCGAAGACACCGTGGAAGCTCGTCCCCTCAAGGAGAAGGAGGAACTGAAGGAGGatctgaaggaggaggagaaggagaaggagaggaaggatgaaATCAGCCTCACCATCCATGGAAGCAACGGctccaccaacacacacaacaacccCAACCCCAGCGCATAG